In Papaver somniferum cultivar HN1 chromosome 1, ASM357369v1, whole genome shotgun sequence, a genomic segment contains:
- the LOC113309337 gene encoding uncharacterized protein LOC113309337, with the protein MVLMMVYTRTGVVTSLVAKKDSKLSMASETLHSRFLNATNGSSCSVHSIILSKSQCRGLDMYRYIRDDQFLFRVAIGIRFPVLDSCKLYGISQDELVVQW; encoded by the exons ATGGTGTTGATGATGGTTTATACAAGGACTGGAGTCGTGACTTCTCTTGTGGCAAAAAAAG ATTCAAAGCTGAGTATGGCATCTGAAACTTTACATTCACGGTTTCTAAATGCAACAAACGGCAGTTCATGTTCCGTGCATTCAATTATCTTGAGCAAATCACAGTGCAGGGGCTTAGATATGTACAG GTACATAAGAGATGATCAATTTCTTTTTCGGGTTGCAATTGGCATTCGTTTTCCAGTTCTTGATTCTTGCAAATTATATGGTATCTCTCAAgatgaacttgtggtgcaatggtag